From a single Cytophagales bacterium WSM2-2 genomic region:
- a CDS encoding N-acetyltransferase translates to MTMILKATLEDIPALNKLVNSAYRGESSRKGWTTEVDLLDGTRTDENAIKTFFAETGSTILKYVDEGKIIGCVRLLKHGSQLYLGMFAVDPNVQNKGVGKKILIAAEEEARKQNCQSIDMTVISERRELIDWYKRNGYVQVGDKKPMVFDNPSGGIPKRDLYFITLEKFLN, encoded by the coding sequence ATGACTATGATCCTCAAAGCAACTCTCGAAGACATTCCTGCATTGAATAAGTTGGTGAATTCTGCTTATCGCGGAGAATCATCACGCAAGGGTTGGACCACAGAGGTGGATTTGCTCGATGGTACGCGGACTGACGAAAATGCGATCAAGACTTTTTTTGCCGAAACCGGATCGACTATTCTAAAATATGTCGATGAAGGAAAGATTATTGGTTGTGTACGGTTGTTAAAGCACGGATCTCAGCTTTACCTGGGCATGTTCGCTGTTGATCCAAATGTGCAGAACAAGGGAGTCGGAAAAAAAATACTGATCGCTGCCGAAGAAGAAGCGCGAAAGCAAAACTGTCAATCTATTGATATGACTGTAATTTCCGAGCGGAGAGAACTCATCGATTGGTATAAACGCAATGGATACGTTCAGGTAGGTGATAAAAAACCGATGGTGTTTGATAATCCGAGCGGAGGTATTCCAAAAAGAGATTTATATTTTATTACTTTGGAAAAATTTTTAAACTAA
- a CDS encoding alpha-L-Rha alpha-1,3-L-rhamnosyltransferase produces MRVSVCMATHNGAAFIREQIDSILGQLHDGDELVISDDNSTDETLGIIHSFNNNQIRLLSGRKFGSPAKNFEYALTQCGGEIIFLADQDDIWRDQKIIVMCKTLKDCDLVVCDCRIADEKLNTIAPSFFERNRSKKGLVKNFYKSSFVGCCMAFNRKVLVKSLPFPSGISMHDQWIGLIAQKYFTVKFIPQILVDYRRHGRNYSSTGEGSKNSFGKKVISRVKLAKHLLQR; encoded by the coding sequence ATGAGAGTTTCGGTTTGCATGGCTACACACAATGGCGCGGCTTTCATCCGAGAGCAGATTGACTCCATACTTGGGCAACTGCACGATGGTGACGAATTGGTCATCTCTGATGATAATTCGACCGATGAAACTTTGGGAATCATTCACTCCTTTAACAATAATCAAATTCGTTTACTAAGTGGCAGAAAATTCGGCAGTCCCGCCAAAAATTTTGAGTATGCATTGACCCAATGCGGAGGAGAAATTATTTTTCTAGCCGATCAGGACGATATCTGGCGCGATCAAAAAATAATTGTGATGTGCAAAACGCTGAAAGATTGCGATTTGGTTGTGTGTGATTGCCGGATTGCGGATGAAAAACTGAATACTATTGCTCCTTCCTTTTTTGAAAGGAACAGATCAAAAAAAGGACTCGTGAAAAACTTTTACAAAAGCTCTTTTGTCGGTTGTTGCATGGCATTTAACCGGAAGGTTTTAGTTAAATCTTTACCTTTTCCCTCAGGAATTTCAATGCACGATCAATGGATTGGCTTGATTGCACAAAAATACTTTACAGTTAAATTTATCCCCCAAATATTGGTAGACTATCGCCGACACGGCCGTAATTATTCCTCTACAGGGGAGGGCAGTAAAAATTCCTTTGGAAAAAAGGTAATTTCGAGAGTAAAGCTGGCTAAACATCTATTGCAACGTTGA
- a CDS encoding glycosyl transferase family 2, with amino-acid sequence MDIQASKFFFENLWIVLVIYRIRIDESPAYQSLVKAIESLNQTASFFIYDNSSEPQAVPGNSSHTIYYHHDPQNPGVSKAFNEGFRKAHVLNKRWLLLVDQDTLFPSHTFNKYFECVQKSGYPVIVPLLCDKFGLVSPLKFYRGGGQRIKKPEAGIADLQDFLFHNSGLLISTASFEDVGMYDENLPLDFSDFAFVHRLRKNHAHFVIADIECTHDLASTSPAPAKIRLRRFESYLKSGRYFKKEYMSGSWTMELRFFLRALKFSVRYVNFRFLVLYFK; translated from the coding sequence ATGGATATTCAGGCTTCGAAATTTTTTTTTGAAAACCTCTGGATTGTATTGGTTATCTATCGAATCAGAATTGATGAATCTCCGGCCTATCAATCACTTGTAAAAGCAATCGAGTCACTGAACCAGACGGCTTCATTTTTTATCTACGACAATTCATCTGAGCCACAAGCGGTACCCGGAAATTCCAGCCACACAATATATTATCATCATGATCCTCAAAATCCGGGGGTAAGTAAGGCGTTCAACGAGGGTTTTAGGAAAGCGCACGTATTGAATAAAAGATGGCTCTTGCTTGTTGATCAAGACACATTGTTTCCGTCTCATACTTTCAATAAGTACTTTGAATGTGTGCAAAAATCGGGGTACCCGGTTATTGTACCGTTGTTGTGTGACAAATTCGGACTTGTCTCTCCGCTAAAATTCTACAGAGGTGGCGGCCAACGAATCAAAAAACCGGAAGCTGGAATTGCTGACCTGCAGGATTTCTTATTCCACAATTCAGGATTATTGATTTCGACAGCGAGTTTTGAAGACGTGGGGATGTATGACGAAAATCTGCCGTTGGATTTCAGTGACTTTGCTTTTGTACATCGCTTGCGGAAAAACCATGCACATTTTGTCATAGCCGATATCGAATGCACCCATGATCTTGCTTCGACATCGCCTGCCCCGGCTAAGATCAGGCTCAGGCGTTTTGAAAGCTACCTGAAGTCAGGGCGATATTTTAAAAAAGAATACATGTCGGGGTCATGGACAATGGAGCTGAGGTTTTTTCTTCGCGCGTTAAAATTTTCTGTTCGCTATGTCAATTTTCGTTTTCTTGTCCTGTACTTTAAATAA
- a CDS encoding glycosyl transferase family 2, producing the protein MEKIRASIVVYETEPHLLKQAMESFLNSPMAGQLTIIDNSPTDFLRQFSGPRVEYIFVGKNVGYGKAHNLAMSDSLEKSHYHIVLNPDVCFNPGTLERIYDFMEDNPQAGLAMPKVYGTDGELQMMCKLLPQPLNLFLRRFFPFDNWFKGFNDYYEMKNTGYNRVMNVPFLSGCFMFLRTSALKRTGLFDERFFLYAEDTDLSRRIHQQFETLFFPDAEITHVHARGSYKNFKLTIRNAISAIQYFNKWGWFIDAEREIINERAMATTNLHVQKESLSEVRAA; encoded by the coding sequence ATGGAAAAAATCAGAGCATCGATTGTCGTTTATGAAACCGAGCCACACCTGCTCAAGCAGGCGATGGAGAGTTTTTTGAATAGCCCAATGGCAGGCCAATTGACAATTATTGATAATTCACCAACCGACTTCTTAAGACAATTCTCCGGACCCAGAGTCGAGTACATTTTTGTCGGCAAAAACGTTGGTTATGGAAAGGCACACAATCTTGCGATGAGCGACAGTCTTGAGAAATCACACTATCATATCGTATTGAATCCTGATGTTTGTTTCAATCCTGGTACCCTTGAAAGGATCTACGATTTTATGGAAGACAATCCCCAGGCGGGTTTGGCTATGCCTAAAGTTTATGGAACAGATGGAGAGCTGCAGATGATGTGTAAACTTTTGCCACAACCATTGAATTTATTTCTACGCAGATTTTTTCCGTTCGACAACTGGTTTAAGGGGTTCAATGATTATTATGAAATGAAGAACACGGGATACAACCGTGTGATGAATGTTCCGTTTCTTTCGGGTTGTTTTATGTTTTTGCGCACGAGTGCGCTCAAAAGAACGGGGCTATTTGATGAACGTTTTTTTCTTTATGCAGAAGACACTGATCTCTCCCGACGGATTCACCAACAATTCGAAACATTGTTCTTCCCCGATGCAGAGATCACTCATGTGCACGCAAGAGGTTCTTATAAAAATTTTAAGCTGACAATACGAAACGCTATTAGCGCTATACAATACTTTAATAAGTGGGGTTGGTTTATCGATGCCGAACGCGAAATAATTAACGAACGTGCAATGGCAACAACGAATTTGCACGTTCAAAAAGAATCGCTTAGCGAAGTCAGGGCAGCATGA
- a CDS encoding carbohydrate kinase, translated as MEVKKVFDSFSRLRVLIIGDVMLDSYIWGAVERISPEAPVPVVNVKKKDFRLGGAANVALNVLSLGAKPVLCALIGNDDDGKKLIQRLDEQSMSKDGIVMSPYRPTTVKTRVIASHQHVVRVDEESDAEANETEEKLLLERIEKLIPHCDVVIFEDYDKGVLNEAIISKTVELAKKRSIPTVVDPKKRNFLSYKEVTLFKPNLKELREGLKIDVSASNQDQVQRASAALKEKLNVEGVMVTLSEHGVYIDFQNQKVKLPAHAREIADVSGAGDTVVSVAALSVALKLEPKTIAALSNLAGGLVCQHVGVVPIDKAELMREALKEFPTSRL; from the coding sequence ATGGAAGTAAAAAAAGTTTTTGATTCATTCTCCCGGCTACGGGTACTCATCATCGGTGACGTGATGCTGGACAGTTATATCTGGGGTGCTGTGGAACGGATCTCTCCGGAAGCCCCGGTACCAGTTGTTAATGTGAAGAAAAAAGATTTTCGACTGGGAGGCGCTGCCAACGTAGCATTAAATGTGTTGTCGCTTGGTGCAAAACCCGTGCTTTGTGCGCTCATCGGTAATGATGACGATGGGAAGAAATTAATTCAGCGGCTTGACGAGCAAAGCATGAGTAAAGACGGAATTGTAATGAGTCCTTATAGACCCACAACTGTGAAGACAAGGGTCATCGCCAGTCATCAGCATGTGGTGCGCGTAGATGAAGAATCTGACGCAGAGGCTAATGAAACCGAAGAAAAACTTCTGTTGGAGCGAATTGAGAAACTGATACCACATTGTGATGTTGTCATTTTTGAAGACTACGATAAGGGTGTGCTTAACGAAGCGATAATTTCAAAGACCGTTGAGCTGGCAAAAAAAAGAAGCATTCCTACGGTTGTCGATCCTAAAAAAAGAAACTTCCTCTCCTACAAAGAAGTAACGCTTTTTAAACCCAACCTGAAGGAGCTGCGTGAAGGGCTGAAAATAGATGTCAGCGCCTCCAACCAGGATCAAGTTCAGCGGGCATCGGCAGCACTGAAAGAAAAATTGAATGTGGAAGGGGTAATGGTAACACTTTCCGAACACGGAGTTTACATTGACTTTCAAAATCAAAAAGTAAAGCTTCCCGCTCACGCAAGGGAAATCGCGGATGTTTCGGGAGCAGGTGACACCGTAGTTAGTGTGGCTGCACTCAGTGTCGCCCTCAAGCTTGAGCCAAAAACCATTGCCGCCCTTAGCAATCTTGCCGGCGGATTAGTTTGCCAGCATGTGGGAGTGGTACCCATCGACAAAGCCGAATTGATGAGGGAAGCTTTGAAAGAATTTCCTACTAGTCGTCTTTAA
- the acsA gene encoding acetyl-coenzyme A synthetase, whose product MKIISNPAEYLEHYKLSVSDPEKFWSSVAEDFMWRKKWDKVLEWDFHKPEVKWFIGGKMNITENCIDRHLPARAKQTAILWESNDPKEPSRKITYQELHDQVCRVANMLKAHGIKKGDRVCIYMPMVPETAYAMLGCARIGAVHSLVFAGFSSGSLVDRINDSKCKLVLTADGSSRGDKKVDLKAIVNNAIEKCPTVEKVIVLERTNSHPEMKHDRDFWWHSEMKKVEPVCVAEEMDAEDLLFILYTSGSTGKPKGMVHTCGGYMVYTNYTFRTVFQYKENQIYWCTADVGWITGHSYIVYGPLSAGATSLMYEGIPSWPDMGRFWQVVEKHKVNIFYTAPTAIRSLQTAPLDFVEKHDLSSLEVIGSVGEPINEEAWQWYHKNIGKGKCPVVDTWWQTENGGFMISPIAHVTKLKPAYASLPLPGVQPAVMDEKGNELSENNVEGRLAIKFPWPSIARTIYGDHQRFKDTYFSTFPGKYFTGDGCKRDEDGYYRITGRVDDIIIVSGHNMGTAEIESAIDEHSAVAESAVVGFPHDIKGQGIYAFVICYEKPHEEEKLRSEIRDTVSKIIGPIAKPDKIQFVSGLPKTRSGKIMRRILRKVAEGDTSNLGDITTLLDPGVVEEIKNGAL is encoded by the coding sequence ATGAAAATCATATCCAATCCAGCCGAATACCTGGAGCATTACAAACTAAGTGTCTCCGATCCCGAAAAATTCTGGTCCTCTGTTGCAGAAGATTTTATGTGGCGAAAGAAATGGGATAAGGTATTGGAATGGGATTTTCATAAACCGGAAGTGAAATGGTTTATCGGGGGGAAAATGAACATCACTGAAAATTGTATTGACCGTCATTTGCCTGCTCGCGCTAAACAGACCGCCATCCTGTGGGAATCAAATGATCCAAAAGAACCTTCGCGAAAAATTACGTACCAGGAACTGCACGATCAGGTTTGCCGTGTGGCCAATATGCTGAAGGCACATGGCATTAAAAAAGGAGATCGCGTATGTATCTACATGCCTATGGTACCCGAGACAGCTTATGCAATGCTCGGATGTGCCCGGATCGGGGCAGTACATTCATTAGTGTTTGCAGGATTTTCTTCCGGTTCGCTTGTCGATCGCATTAATGATTCAAAATGCAAACTGGTACTCACGGCTGACGGATCTTCCCGTGGCGATAAAAAAGTGGATTTGAAAGCGATCGTCAACAATGCGATTGAAAAATGTCCTACGGTTGAAAAAGTGATTGTACTCGAGCGTACTAACTCCCACCCCGAGATGAAGCACGACCGCGATTTCTGGTGGCATTCAGAGATGAAAAAAGTGGAGCCGGTTTGTGTAGCCGAGGAGATGGATGCCGAAGATTTACTTTTCATTCTGTATACCTCCGGCAGCACAGGCAAACCGAAAGGCATGGTGCATACGTGTGGCGGCTACATGGTTTACACCAATTACACCTTTCGCACAGTTTTTCAATACAAGGAAAATCAAATTTATTGGTGCACCGCAGATGTGGGCTGGATCACCGGGCACTCTTATATTGTCTATGGACCGTTAAGTGCCGGGGCCACCTCACTCATGTATGAAGGTATCCCTTCCTGGCCGGACATGGGCAGATTCTGGCAGGTGGTTGAAAAACATAAAGTGAATATTTTTTATACTGCGCCAACAGCCATCCGATCCCTGCAAACTGCTCCTCTCGATTTTGTCGAAAAACATGATCTGTCCTCCCTTGAAGTCATCGGCAGTGTAGGTGAACCTATCAATGAAGAAGCGTGGCAATGGTATCATAAAAACATTGGTAAAGGCAAATGCCCCGTAGTGGATACCTGGTGGCAAACGGAAAACGGTGGCTTCATGATTTCACCTATTGCCCACGTCACTAAGTTGAAGCCGGCTTATGCTTCTTTGCCCTTGCCTGGTGTTCAACCTGCAGTAATGGATGAGAAAGGAAATGAGCTTTCAGAAAATAATGTAGAGGGTCGCCTCGCGATTAAATTTCCGTGGCCTTCCATTGCCAGAACAATCTATGGAGATCATCAACGGTTCAAAGACACTTACTTTTCAACTTTCCCGGGGAAATATTTTACGGGCGATGGATGCAAGCGAGACGAAGACGGTTACTATCGAATTACCGGCCGCGTGGACGACATCATTATTGTGTCGGGACACAATATGGGGACAGCCGAAATTGAAAGCGCGATTGATGAGCATTCTGCAGTGGCCGAATCTGCAGTTGTAGGATTTCCGCACGATATCAAAGGCCAGGGCATCTATGCATTTGTAATTTGTTATGAGAAACCTCACGAAGAAGAAAAACTCCGCAGCGAAATACGCGACACCGTCTCCAAAATTATTGGGCCAATTGCGAAGCCAGACAAAATTCAATTCGTAAGCGGTCTCCCTAAAACCCGCTCCGGTAAGATCATGCGAAGGATTTTACGCAAAGTCGCTGAAGGCGACACCTCGAACCTTGGGGATATAACTACTTTGCTCGATCCGGGCGTTGTGGAAGAAATAAAAAATGGCGCTCTGTAA